Genomic window (Streptosporangium brasiliense):
GTGGGTGGCGACGGCGCCGAGCATGGTGATGGCCAGGCCGGTGGCGGCCACCGGAGTGAGGATCGAGGCGATGCCGGCGAGGGCGGGCAGGAGCAGTCCGAGGGCGCCGAGAAGTTCAGCCGCGCCGATCAGACGGATCCGGGTGAGGGTGAAGTCGTCCACCCAGGGCGCCATGGGGCGCAATCTCTCCTTGGGCTGAGTGGCGTGCATGATCCCGGTCAGGCCGAAGACGGCGGCCAGGACGGCCTGCAGTACCCACAGGAACGCGTTCACGTCGGTTGTTCTCCTTCTCCGTTCAGGTCCCCGGCCTAGTAGCGGCCGAGGGTGCCGCGGTGTCGGGCGAGGTGTTCGAGCCGGTTG
Coding sequences:
- a CDS encoding DoxX family protein, which gives rise to MNAFLWVLQAVLAAVFGLTGIMHATQPKERLRPMAPWVDDFTLTRIRLIGAAELLGALGLLLPALAGIASILTPVAATGLAITMLGAVATHARRKEPAAIAVNVVLLVPAAVIAWGRFGPYAF